A segment of the Verrucomicrobiia bacterium genome:
AGGGAGTTGATCCTGAAAAACTTGTCGATGCTCTTTACGCCTTCACCGACTGCGAAGTGTCGTTATCCAGCCGCATCATTGTCATCCGAAACAATCGCCCGGTGGAGATGACCGTGAGCGAAGTGCTTCGCGAGAACACGGAACAGCTCGTCGATATTCTCCGCCGCGAACTGGAGTTGAAAATCCGAAAGCTCGAGGACGAACTCCATTTCCGCACGCTGGAACGCATCTTCATCGAAGAACGCATTTACAAGCGCATCGAGCAATGCAAGACGAACGAGGCCGTGCTTGCCGCCGTCCACGATGGCTTCAAGCCGTTCCGCAAACAGATGTACCGGGATTTGTCCGACGCCGATGTGGAAAAACTCCTGAGCGTTCGCATCCGGCGAATATCGCTCTTCGACATCAACAAGCATCGTGAAGAAACGGACAAGGTCAAAGCAGACCTGGAGGAAACGCGCAAGCATCTCAAGAATCTGACGAAGTTCGCTATCGCGCACCTCGAGGCGCTGCTGGAAAAATACGGCCCGCGTTATCCGCGGCTCACGACCAAATCCTCGCGGCATGAGGAAGTCGACGTCAAAGCCGTCGCGTTCAAGGCCTTCAAGGTTTCCTACGATCGCGAGAGCGGATACGTCGGCTACAAGGTCAGCGGTGAGGAATTCAAACTCGATTGCACGAAGTTCGACAAGCTGCTGCTGGTGTTCAGGGATGGCACTTACAAGGTGATCGATTTGCCTGAAAAGATGTTTGTCGGCCCTGATGTTGTTCATTGCGCGCTGCCTGACCGCGAAGGCGTGTTCACGTGCGCTTACACCGACCGGAATGCCAGTTATCTCAAACGGTTCACGTTCGGCGGAACAATCCTGAACAAGGTTTATTCCTGCATCCCGGAGAAATCCCGGATCCTCTACTTCGCCCCGGGAACCCCCAAGGTGTTGTACATCCGCTACAAACCGGCTCCGCACCAGAAGATCACACAGCAGACTTGCGATCCCAACGACATCGAAGTCAAAGGCCCGAAAACGCGCGGGCGGCAGATTTCCATCAAGGATATCAGCTCCGTCACTGCGACCCCGACGCGGGGCTGGGACGAGAACGCGACCACGACGAAGATTCTGTTTGTTTGATGGCGAGATGCCGAAGTCTCGCTGATAAAGCCCGCGGAGCCGTGTTCCGCTCCAATTCCTCGCGTCTTTGTGGTCGGTCATCCACTAGTTCGTCTGCCCAAAAAAAACCGCGTCGATGCAGCGTGGCATTATTTGGGGGAGG
Coding sequences within it:
- a CDS encoding DNA topoisomerase IV subunit A → MAEKPKNDSKQLDLEISAGKKGSGIDNAQPNAEANAASAHAEIVAEQVPANLVHHPFNPAKIELPLHRRVNTSFLEYASYVIRDRAIPHLADGLKPVQRRILWALHQNDDGRFIKVANLVGDTMKYHPHGDAAIGDALVVLANKRYLIEGQGNFGNIFTGDPAAAPRYIECRLTELARTELFNDEITEFVPSYDGRNKEPVTLPSKLPLTLMLGTEGIAVGLSARILPHNFPELLEAQIAILKKQTFKCLPDFPTGGLMDARDYQDGKGSVKVRAKIKVKDDATVVIKEIPPTTTTEALIASIEDAVRKGKLKVKSINDFTSETAEIEIRCPQGVDPEKLVDALYAFTDCEVSLSSRIIVIRNNRPVEMTVSEVLRENTEQLVDILRRELELKIRKLEDELHFRTLERIFIEERIYKRIEQCKTNEAVLAAVHDGFKPFRKQMYRDLSDADVEKLLSVRIRRISLFDINKHREETDKVKADLEETRKHLKNLTKFAIAHLEALLEKYGPRYPRLTTKSSRHEEVDVKAVAFKAFKVSYDRESGYVGYKVSGEEFKLDCTKFDKLLLVFRDGTYKVIDLPEKMFVGPDVVHCALPDREGVFTCAYTDRNASYLKRFTFGGTILNKVYSCIPEKSRILYFAPGTPKVLYIRYKPAPHQKITQQTCDPNDIEVKGPKTRGRQISIKDISSVTATPTRGWDENATTTKILFV